A region from the Lentimonas sp. CC4 genome encodes:
- a CDS encoding type II secretion system F family protein has protein sequence MPQFDYKARQPDGKTITGSIESADRRQAAQRLQEQKLSPITLKEVSTAKPSVFSKLRNKTKSLKSPKRSSADSEPTSSQNGGTPSREKSGLALLTRLLELHTSGLPIGDSIRILSQRLSDPEQKQLASSIWRDLSEGATLAGALTRQPKYFSGSISYVIEAGEATGNLSPILRKVIDFLEEKQAIRKKMITSMAYPGFICTVAFVVVIIFLTVLLPQIQGMLDRLGGEMTWSARLLMDGSDFLIKFGPILAIAIALGAVGIAQWRKTSVGRQRSDKWFLKIPLLGKIFYYSDLFQSGNLISTLLESGINTTEVLRLTERTIKNTDLRERFHTARGQVNEGLSIAQAFKRNEFMPDLAVDILTVGENTGNLGHSMSEVTKGFRNELTKRLGLLTNLVASGALVCAFIMVALIAIGIVTSVFQVSQTLS, from the coding sequence ATGCCCCAGTTTGACTACAAAGCCCGACAGCCAGACGGCAAAACCATCACCGGAAGCATCGAATCTGCGGACCGGCGACAGGCTGCCCAACGACTCCAAGAGCAAAAGCTCAGCCCGATCACACTCAAAGAAGTGAGCACAGCCAAGCCCTCGGTATTCAGTAAGCTGCGCAATAAAACAAAATCGCTCAAGAGCCCGAAACGCAGCTCAGCCGATAGCGAGCCGACAAGCTCACAAAACGGCGGCACACCCAGCCGTGAAAAGTCCGGCCTAGCCCTACTCACCCGCCTACTAGAACTGCACACCTCGGGGCTACCGATCGGCGACTCGATCCGCATCCTTAGCCAACGCCTGAGCGACCCTGAGCAAAAGCAACTCGCCAGCTCGATCTGGCGCGACTTAAGCGAGGGTGCCACACTGGCTGGCGCACTCACGCGGCAACCCAAATACTTCTCAGGTTCCATCAGCTATGTCATCGAAGCAGGCGAAGCAACAGGCAACCTCAGCCCGATCCTCCGCAAAGTCATCGACTTTCTCGAAGAAAAGCAGGCGATTCGCAAAAAAATGATCACCAGCATGGCTTACCCTGGCTTCATTTGCACGGTGGCGTTCGTCGTTGTGATTATTTTCCTGACCGTGCTCCTCCCGCAGATCCAAGGCATGCTCGACCGCCTCGGTGGCGAAATGACCTGGAGCGCACGACTCCTCATGGATGGATCGGATTTTTTAATCAAATTCGGGCCCATCCTCGCGATCGCGATCGCACTCGGAGCAGTCGGCATCGCGCAATGGCGCAAGACGAGCGTGGGACGACAACGCTCCGATAAATGGTTTCTTAAGATTCCGCTACTTGGCAAAATTTTCTATTACTCTGACCTCTTTCAATCCGGCAATCTAATCAGCACCCTCCTCGAGAGCGGAATCAACACCACAGAAGTGCTACGCCTGACTGAACGCACGATCAAGAACACCGACCTGCGCGAACGCTTCCACACCGCACGCGGGCAAGTCAACGAAGGTCTCTCGATCGCGCAGGCCTTTAAGCGCAATGAATTCATGCCTGACCTCGCAGTCGACATTCTAACCGTAGGCGAGAACACAGGCAATCTGGGACACAGTATGAGCGAAGTCACCAAAGGCTTTCGCAACGAACTGACAAAGCGCCTTGGGCTACTCACGAACCTAGTCGCCTCCGGCGCATTGGTCTGCGCCTTTATCATGGTGGCTCTAATCGCCATCGGCATCGTGACCAGTGTATTCCAAGTCAGCCAGACCTTGTCGTAG
- a CDS encoding four helix bundle protein, translating to MGRIDRFEDLECWQACRELRLFMTRQIVPKLPAEERYLLADQMIRAARSTTANIAEGFGRRHYLDNAKFIRNSLGSQDECLDHMITANDELMMADELLADFRVIFEKASALSNGYASYLARTAKK from the coding sequence ATGGGGCGTATTGATCGTTTTGAGGACTTAGAGTGTTGGCAGGCATGTCGCGAGTTGCGCCTTTTTATGACTCGTCAGATTGTGCCAAAATTGCCCGCAGAAGAACGCTATCTGCTTGCGGATCAAATGATCCGGGCTGCGCGTTCGACCACTGCAAATATTGCGGAAGGCTTTGGTCGGCGTCATTACTTAGATAATGCGAAGTTTATTCGTAACAGCTTAGGTTCTCAGGATGAATGCTTAGATCATATGATAACTGCGAATGACGAACTTATGATGGCTGATGAGCTATTAGCAGATTTTAGAGTGATCTTCGAAAAGGCGTCAGCGCTTTCAAATGGCTACGCGAGCTATTTGGCGCGAACAGCAAAGAAATGA
- a CDS encoding AarF/UbiB family protein, whose product MKPFNYLSNAVRAPEIVAILVRWGFEDLLLQLDTPQFLLRNLVRQKVTHLTPYERVRNACEELGPIFVKFGQILSTRPDRLPEPLVMELKKLRSQVEPQAFEKIEPVLLKDLGCPIDEVFADFEPIPVAAGSLGQVYKAKLISTGEWVSVKVQRADIHKTISSDLEIIGWFAKQLHARVEELRPYNLPMLVSEAEKRLEEELNYNNEADNAEIFRALNTEQERVFAPKVYTAFTTRRLLVTEWVDGVAPDQADLPEADARELAKQGGESVFHQIVGTGFFHSDPHSGNMLITPDQRICWLDWGQAGQITLEMRYLLVDLFAAITDRNAAKVIRVAERMAVNNRRIDRRRVEKEVTFLLNKHRSFGPSGTKIGTVGLEMLYIFGSNGIEVSPDYALLSKAILCVEETARSLDPEFDILSVAKPFLVKLNKERWSVQSVTRQTLYPMLSMLRRMQQIPENMQRILQRIEEEDLQINFHHTGTENLEETFNASMNRLTVGIIIGSLLIGSSLIITTGVGPLLFGFPAIGILGFLVSGILGMYIVVSTLRKHR is encoded by the coding sequence TTGAAACCTTTTAACTATCTCTCCAACGCAGTTCGAGCGCCGGAAATCGTTGCCATTTTGGTGCGTTGGGGGTTCGAGGATTTATTGCTTCAACTTGATACGCCGCAGTTTTTGTTGCGTAATCTGGTGAGGCAGAAGGTCACGCACCTGACGCCCTACGAGCGGGTGCGTAATGCGTGTGAGGAGTTGGGGCCCATCTTTGTTAAATTTGGTCAAATCCTCAGCACTCGGCCTGATCGTCTTCCAGAGCCACTCGTGATGGAGCTGAAGAAGCTGCGCAGTCAAGTCGAGCCGCAGGCATTTGAGAAGATTGAGCCTGTGTTGTTGAAGGATTTGGGCTGCCCGATTGATGAGGTCTTTGCGGATTTTGAGCCGATCCCGGTGGCTGCGGGTTCATTGGGGCAAGTGTATAAGGCGAAGTTGATTTCCACCGGAGAATGGGTGAGCGTTAAAGTGCAGCGAGCCGATATTCATAAAACGATTTCGTCGGATTTGGAGATTATTGGTTGGTTCGCCAAGCAGCTGCATGCACGTGTTGAGGAGTTGCGCCCGTATAATTTACCGATGCTGGTGAGCGAGGCAGAGAAGCGCCTAGAGGAAGAGCTCAACTATAATAATGAAGCAGATAATGCGGAGATTTTTAGAGCGCTGAACACGGAGCAGGAGCGTGTCTTTGCGCCGAAGGTATATACTGCGTTTACCACGCGTCGTTTGCTCGTCACGGAGTGGGTCGACGGAGTTGCTCCGGATCAGGCGGACTTGCCTGAGGCCGATGCGCGTGAGTTGGCTAAGCAGGGCGGCGAATCCGTCTTTCATCAAATTGTCGGCACCGGCTTCTTTCACTCAGATCCGCATTCCGGTAATATGCTAATCACGCCGGATCAGCGAATTTGCTGGCTGGATTGGGGGCAAGCTGGGCAGATCACACTGGAGATGCGCTATTTGCTGGTGGATCTTTTTGCCGCAATCACAGATCGGAATGCGGCGAAGGTGATTCGTGTGGCAGAGCGTATGGCGGTCAATAATCGCCGCATTGACCGTCGCCGCGTGGAGAAAGAAGTGACGTTCCTTCTGAATAAGCATCGCAGCTTTGGTCCATCGGGGACGAAGATCGGAACAGTTGGCTTAGAGATGCTCTATATCTTCGGGAGTAATGGCATTGAGGTGTCGCCTGATTATGCCCTGCTATCGAAGGCCATTCTTTGTGTGGAAGAGACGGCGCGTTCATTGGATCCGGAATTTGATATCCTGAGCGTGGCGAAGCCCTTCTTGGTGAAGTTGAATAAGGAGCGTTGGAGTGTGCAGAGCGTCACTCGGCAAACGCTTTATCCGATGCTGTCGATGTTGCGACGTATGCAGCAGATCCCTGAAAATATGCAGCGTATTTTGCAGCGTATTGAGGAGGAGGATCTACAGATCAATTTCCACCATACTGGAACGGAAAACTTGGAAGAGACTTTTAATGCGTCGATGAATCGCCTGACCGTGGGCATCATTATCGGTTCGTTGCTGATTGGTTCATCGCTGATTATTACTACCGGAGTTGGGCCATTGCTGTTTGGTTTCCCTGCCATTGGTATCTTGGGCTTCTTGGTCTCAGGTATCTTGGGGATGTATATCGTAGTCTCGACCTTGCGGAAGCATCGTTGA